Part of the Geoanaerobacter pelophilus genome, TGACTTTTCTTGGTCTTTTCGTAGTGAGCGTCGTTATCAGTTCGCTGGTGGTGAGGGCCCGCGAACGAGCCGAGGCAATGCGCACCCGCGAGGTGCAGACAGCCAGTCTGTACTACCTGAGTCGCGACCTGGCAGCCTCGGTTGATATAGATGCCGTACTGAAGGCAGTGGTGAGAAACGCGGAGGAAGCCCTGAACGCCCAGGTAGTGATCTTTCTCCCTGAAGGGGAACGGCTCGATATCATGGCGGCTTCCGAGGGACTTACGCTCGACATCAAGGAGCAGGCCGTTGCCGACTGGGCCTTCCGCAATAACCATCAGGCCGGACGGGCCACTGATACCTTGGTATCTGCTGACCTGATCTATCTGCCGTTGCAGACACCGGCCAGCGTACTTGGGGTAATGGGGGTGCAGTTGCAGCAGGAGCAGGATTACCATGCCCAAGATAACCGCCGGCTGCTGGAGGCTTTTGCCACCCAGGCTGCCATGGCCATGGAGCGGATCCGCTTCTCCCGCCAGGCAGAACAGGCTCAGATCCTTCAGGCCCGGGAAAACCTGGAAAGGGCGCTGCTTAACTCTATCTCCCACGATCTGCGCACCCCTCTATCGTCAGTGACCGGCGTTCTGACCTGTCTGAAGGAGGAGGGTGAGCATCTTAATGACCATGCCCGGCGGGAACTGCTCGATACTGCCTGCAGTGAGGCCGAACGGCTCAATCGGTTTGTTGGCAATCTCCTGGATATGACCCGCATCGAGGCCGGCGCCGTCAAGCTGAACAGTGAACCGTGCGATGTTCAGGATCTGGTCGGCTGTGCCCTGGCTGCCCTGGAGCCACGCATTGCCGGGAGGGAAGTCTCTTTTCGGATGCTGACAGAACTGCCGCTGGTGCCGATGGACCTGGTGCTGATGACCCAGGTTATGGTCAATCTGGTGGACAACAGCCTAAAATACTCACCAAGCGGAACAGCGATAGAGCTGACTGCCGCCACTGACTCGTCATGGCTGATTCTTGAACTGCGTGATCATGGCCCCGGTGTGCCTGAACACGACCTCCGGCGTATTTTTGACAAATTTTACCGTATCCCGGTTCCTGAAGGGGCCGGAGGAACCGGGTTAGGTCTCTCTATTTGTAAGGGAATAGTGGAGGCCCACAATGGCAGTATTGTAGCGGAAAACCTCCCTGCAGGCGGTCTGCGGATCGAGTTGCGACTGCCGCTGCAAAAACGACAAGGAGAACCGCGTGATAGCTGAGCAGAACGGTTCCAATCAACCCCGAGTTTTAGTGGTGGATGACGAGATTGCCATCCGCCGTTTTCTGCATACTATCCTCACTGCCGAGGGGTTCACGCTGCACGAAGCGGAAACCGGGCATGCTGGCTTGGCAGCGGCAGCTGCATTTCGTCCGGATCTGATCCTTCTTGACCTGGGTCTGCCAGACCTGGACGGGATCGAGGTTGTCAAACGGATTCGGGAATGGTCTCCAGTGCCGATCATTGTGTTGTCGGTTCGCGACCGCGAAGATGACAAGGTGACGGCTCTCGATTTGGGGGCCGATGATTACCTGACCAAACCGTTCGGCACTTCCGAACTGCTGGCACGCATCCGGGCGGCAATCCGCCGCTCAATTCAGCAAGCTCCTGATCCGGTGTTTGTTTCCGGTGATCTGCAAGTAGACCTGAACCTGCGCAGGGTATCGGCACAAGGGCGAGAAGTGCAGCTGACTCCGACGGAATATGACCTGCTGCGCCTGCTGGTTACCCATGCCGGGAAGGTTTTAACGCACAATCAGCTTTTGAAACAGATCTGGGGGGCGGCTTATGGGGAGCAGCCGCATGTCTTAAGAGTGACGATCAGCAATCTGCGCCGCAAAATCGAGACTGATGCCTCCCAGCCGCGCCATATCATTACAGAACCGGGAGTTGGCTACCGGTTGCGCTGCACTAACTGATGCCTCAGCAACAAGCGTAATTGCCTATTATCAAGGCACTATGATCTTTTAATTCCGACAGATTTCTTCCCGTTAGTCATAAAATTTCGTTGTTTCAGCTGGTTAGGTATTTGGCACACGCTGTGCTAATCTAATGACTAATCTGATCATTGGCAAAGGCGCCACACATCTATGGATGCGTGGCGCCTTTTTTGTTGCAGAAAGGAGTACGAGATGAAAGTGGCTTTTACCAGCAGTACCGGCGAATTAATCGACCAGCACTTTGGCCAGTGCCGGAGCTTCCATATTTGGGAGATAACCCCGGAGCAGGCAGCGCCGCTCAATACTGTCAGTGCTGAATCAACTGCGGAAGACGAAGAGGACAGGATTGCGGCCCGGGCCGGTGCCATTGCCGACTGTGCCATTGTCTACACCATGCAGATCGGTGGCCCGGCAGCAGCCAAGCTGGTAGCGAAAAAGATCCACCCGATGAAAACGAACACGGAAGTGCCGGTGGCTGAAATCGTTACGAAACTGCAGGAGGTGCTGCAGGGCAATCCTCCTCCCTGGCTTAAAAAGGCGCTCAACAAGGATAACGGTTCATCATTTCTCGACGATTAATGCGTCGTTGTCAAACAAGAAAGGAGCTTACAATGGCTTACATCACCGGTTTACGCAGAAACAAGACTGAATACACCCCGCAGTTCATCCAGGGGATCGATGAGGAAACCTGCATCGGCTGCGGCCGCTGTTTCAAGGTCTGCGTGCATGACGTGCTGGCCTACGAAGAGCTGGATGAGGACGATTCCGCAAAAATGTTCATGAAGGTAGCCAACCCCGGAAACTGCATCGGCTGCCAGGCGTGCGGCAGGACCTGTTCGAAGAAGTGCTTTACCTTTGAACCGGTAGTTCTTTAGGGACGGTACTTGTTTCAGTTTATGTTGAAGAACGGAGGTTAGCCATGCTTATCGCTGTTGCCTCGAAAGATGGCCGTGATGTCAACCAGCACTTCGGACATGCCGAACGATTCCTGATTTACGATGTTGAAGGGGAGTCGGTAAAACTGGTTGATGAAAAGAAAGTGGAGCGCTACTGTTCGTATGATCCGGACCACCCACTGCGTGGTCATCTGCTGCGGGCCATTGCCGATGCCCTGAAAGGGTGCCGGGCAGTGGTCTGTTCGCAGATTGGCGAGTGCCCGCAACAGGAGATGGCAAACCTCGGCGTTGACACCTTCGTGGTCAATGGCCCGATAAAGTCAGCGCTCACCGAGTTGGAAAAAGTTTTATAAAGAGCTGATCGACTGCTGCAAATAATCACGACGAGGTGATGACCCATGACCGGCCTAGGTTTCAATCTCTGCAATCTCCCCCCCTGGGTCATCGCCTCCCGTCATTTCAATGAGCATCCCCAACCGCTGGAGATTCAGGGGGTGCGCCTGGCCAATCGCCACTTCTTTGCCAAGCTGGAGACCATCAGCAGCGCTGGTGAACGGGCCATGATCTTTAATGACTATATGTCTGTGAAGTACCAGCTCCATCATTGGCAGAGCCAGACAGATACCGCCCGCAAGAGTCTTAAAAACAGTTATCTCCGCTTTCTGCGTGGTTGGATGATGGATGCCAACTCGGTGGAGGGGGCAGTGCTCAAGGGCTGGGTTGAAAGCCGCATTGGAATCCCTCCCACTTTCCACAGGATTCGCATCCCCGGCATCCATGCCGAAGAGTACATGACCTACGCCATGGATCGCACCAAGGGGAGTGCCCGCACCAATGCCATCAACTCTCAGCTGGACCTGCTCTATGAATTCTGCCAGCACGAGCTGGCCCTGAAGTTTCCAGGGCGGCTTACTATTCCCCTCTATCGCGGCACCTATGACGCCTCCGAGCATGAAGTGCTGGAGCAACTCGCCAAGCGGGAGCAGATTGTACGGCTCAACAACCTGGTGTCCTTTACCTCTGACGAGGAGCGCGCCTGGGAGTTCGGCTCGACTGTCTGGGAGGTGCAGGTGCCTCTTGCCAAGATTTTTTTCTTCAGCGATCTCCTCCCCAGCAGCATCCTGAAAGGTGAGGGGGAGTATATGGTTATCGGCGGCGAATACCGGGTAAAGCGAATCCTTTGTACGGTGTGATTAATCAATCAGCTGGAGCGTCATTGGATGAATATGGGGAGAGTCGGCACAGTTTCAAGGCAAGTTCATCCAGTTCTTTTACTACGCCCCGGTCGAGCTTTTTGAGCCAGCGGCCCGGGATACCTTCAATGCCGTAGTAGGCACCAGCCAGGCCGCCGATGATCGCTCCGGTGGTATCGGCGTCCCCTCCCTGGTTTACCGTGGCCACGAGGCAGTCTTCAAAACCCTTACCCCTGAAGAAAAAATGGCATACCGTCTGAAAGGTATCAACGACGTAGCCAGTGGCCAGCCCTTTATAGGGCTCGAAGGTGAAATTAGGATACTCTGAGAGCAGAGCGCTTACTTCCCGTCTGAGGCGAATTTTCGATGCCCCGGCAATGGCGAGATGGAGCAGCCTGCCATAACATATGCAGGCGGCATCGGAAAGCGGGTGATTGTGGGTCAGGTGGGCCTGGCCGATTGTGCAGCGCTGCAGACGGTTGTCGTCTCCCAGGGTAAAGATCGCTATCGGAACCATCCGCATCAGAGCGCCGTTGCCGGCATCCCATTCATTCGGCGGCGATTCGAGTTGCCCATTGAGCATGAAATTTCTGATGCCTCGGCGACAGGTATCGCCGACATCAATCGGTCTGGTTTTGAGCCATGCCGCAAACTGAGTGGCGATTGCCGTCAGATCCCACTCTCCTGCACTGGAAAGTGCCCGGGCAATACAGAGGGACATGTCGGTGTCGTCAGTGACCTGACCCGGTTTCAGCCTGAGCCAGCCGCCACCGACCATCTCTTTCAGCACCCCATGTTTGGCCTTTATCTCCCCAGGCATCATGAATTCAACCGGTGCGCCGAGGGCATCGCCAATTGCCATTCCCAGAAGAGCACCTTTAATCCTGGAGATCAGGTCACCGGTCACCGTCCCTGGATCTCCTTCATGCAGTTGACCAGGAAATCAAAGACCTCTTCCCGCGTGGCGATGAAAGAGGGCATGTCCCGTATCATCAGTTCTTCCATGCGGTGCAGTGTTTGCTGGTCATCACGCTCCAGTTCAACCATGACTGCAGAAAACATCGGCAGGATCTCGTAGATGTCATCGCGATCAAAGAGGGCGTTGTCTGGTTTTCCTGCGAACTTGGGAGCTGACCTGTTCACCGTATTCTTATGATACTTGTAGTAAAGGTCCGATGCCTTGACCTTGATCACCGGCATCCGCAGCCTCCTGACGAGCAGTAGCTCTTGCATCCCATCTCGATCTTGATGTCCTTGCCGTGGGCCTTATAGCACTCCAGCGAGTCTCTATTCACGTACCACTCACCGCCGACTTCCTCACCAAGCAGCGCCTTGTTCTTCAACAACATCAGGATTTTGAGCTGGGTTGTCTGTAACACCGCGGCAGCCGTGGCAACATCGATGGTATCGGTCTCTGGCTTCATGATAAACCTCCTCGTCCTTAGCTGATGTTATGCCTATGTTACATGGAGCGTGCCATCGGCTTACTGACCGTTATGACAATGATTTTTACCCAACGGGTTTCGCAAAACCCCTTTTTTGCCTAATCCGTAATCAGAAATGCCATGTCAACCGGCATTTTCCGTAAACAGCAAATGGGTATTCAGCCATAACCTGCTGCTTTAGCGCCTTTCCGGTTGAATTGCGTCTTGTGGCACGATTCGTGTTAATGAAGACAGTACTTACTACAATCACGAAGAATACGACGACGTATTCACATTCATGCAAAGAAGCCCGGTGCCCTACAGCGCCGGGCTTTTTTCGTCGGAAGGGGAGGTTAGATATGGCCACTACATGTTCCGCAAAGAAAAACATTCAAGGGCACCCATGCTTCGGCGGCAACCACCACAAGAACGGCAGGATGCATCTTGCCGTTGCCCCGCGCTGCAACATCAAGTGCGGCTACTGCAGCCGGCGCCATGACTGCGCCAACGAGTCGCGGCCCGGTGTCACCAGCCGGCTCCTGACACCGCTCGAAGCGATTGCAAAGG contains:
- a CDS encoding response regulator; the protein is MIAEQNGSNQPRVLVVDDEIAIRRFLHTILTAEGFTLHEAETGHAGLAAAAAFRPDLILLDLGLPDLDGIEVVKRIREWSPVPIIVLSVRDREDDKVTALDLGADDYLTKPFGTSELLARIRAAIRRSIQQAPDPVFVSGDLQVDLNLRRVSAQGREVQLTPTEYDLLRLLVTHAGKVLTHNQLLKQIWGAAYGEQPHVLRVTISNLRRKIETDASQPRHIITEPGVGYRLRCTN
- the nifX gene encoding nitrogen fixation protein NifX, whose product is MKVAFTSSTGELIDQHFGQCRSFHIWEITPEQAAPLNTVSAESTAEDEEDRIAARAGAIADCAIVYTMQIGGPAAAKLVAKKIHPMKTNTEVPVAEIVTKLQEVLQGNPPPWLKKALNKDNGSSFLDD
- the fdxB gene encoding ferredoxin III, nif-specific, with the translated sequence MAYITGLRRNKTEYTPQFIQGIDEETCIGCGRCFKVCVHDVLAYEELDEDDSAKMFMKVANPGNCIGCQACGRTCSKKCFTFEPVVL
- a CDS encoding NifB/NifX family molybdenum-iron cluster-binding protein: MLIAVASKDGRDVNQHFGHAERFLIYDVEGESVKLVDEKKVERYCSYDPDHPLRGHLLRAIADALKGCRAVVCSQIGECPQQEMANLGVDTFVVNGPIKSALTELEKVL
- a CDS encoding NAD(+)--dinitrogen-reductase ADP-D-ribosyltransferase — encoded protein: MTGLGFNLCNLPPWVIASRHFNEHPQPLEIQGVRLANRHFFAKLETISSAGERAMIFNDYMSVKYQLHHWQSQTDTARKSLKNSYLRFLRGWMMDANSVEGAVLKGWVESRIGIPPTFHRIRIPGIHAEEYMTYAMDRTKGSARTNAINSQLDLLYEFCQHELALKFPGRLTIPLYRGTYDASEHEVLEQLAKREQIVRLNNLVSFTSDEERAWEFGSTVWEVQVPLAKIFFFSDLLPSSILKGEGEYMVIGGEYRVKRILCTV
- the draG gene encoding ADP-ribosyl-[dinitrogen reductase] hydrolase, with amino-acid sequence MTGDLISRIKGALLGMAIGDALGAPVEFMMPGEIKAKHGVLKEMVGGGWLRLKPGQVTDDTDMSLCIARALSSAGEWDLTAIATQFAAWLKTRPIDVGDTCRRGIRNFMLNGQLESPPNEWDAGNGALMRMVPIAIFTLGDDNRLQRCTIGQAHLTHNHPLSDAACICYGRLLHLAIAGASKIRLRREVSALLSEYPNFTFEPYKGLATGYVVDTFQTVCHFFFRGKGFEDCLVATVNQGGDADTTGAIIGGLAGAYYGIEGIPGRWLKKLDRGVVKELDELALKLCRLSPYSSNDAPAD